The Amaranthus tricolor cultivar Red isolate AtriRed21 chromosome 6, ASM2621246v1, whole genome shotgun sequence genome has a segment encoding these proteins:
- the LOC130814551 gene encoding auxin-binding protein ABP19a-like: protein MIIPIFFIFSLLIHKSYANIPFDYCVGDMSLPSGPAGYACKHPAKLTVDDFVYSGLNIPGTVSKILKFNASNAFAAEFPALNGMGISATRVDIDVGGFFPAHAHRVSELFIIIKGTIIAGFIDTNNTPFYKTLKKGDIMIFPPSLLHFVVNVGSTPVTAYASFASENPGVQLIDTALFRNNLPSELVEKITLLDHKQVQKLKKVFGGTN, encoded by the coding sequence ATGATTATTCCaattttctttatcttttctCTCCTAATCCATAAATCATATGCTAATATACCCTTTGATTATTGTGTCGGAGATATGAGTCTACCAAGCGGGCCAGCTGGGTACGCCTGTAAACATCCTGCAAAACTTACGGTAgatgattttgtttattctGGTTTGAACATACCAGGCACcgtttcaaaaattttaaaattcaatgCAAGTAATGCTTTTGCTGCTGAGTTTCCGGCTTTAAATGGCATGGGAATCTCTGCAACACGAGTAGACATAGATGTAGGCGGATTCTTTCCGGCTCATGCACATCGAGTGTCAGAGTTGTTCATCATAATAAAAGGAACGATAATTGCAGGATTTATTGACACAAACAATACTCCATTTTATAAAACGTTGAAAAAGGGTGACATTATGATATTTCCTCCATCACTACTTCATTTTGTAGTCAATGTGGGATCCACACCGGTAACAGCATATGCAAGCTTTGCTAGTGAAAATCCTGGTGTTCAACTAATTGACACTGCGTTGTTCCGAAACAATCTACCCTCAGAATTGGTCGAGAAGATCACGTTGCTTGATCATAAACAGGTGCAAAAACTTAAGAAGGTCTTTGGTGGGAccaattaa